Proteins encoded by one window of Nocardia goodfellowii:
- a CDS encoding Acg family FMN-binding oxidoreductase, translating to MTSAQPDSETLHNAIAMAVRAPSVHNTQPWRWRLTGHSVELYADPDRHLSATDPQRRGLVLSCGAALHHFRVALATLGWSAEVTHLPDPSDPDHLATIEFTPRQPTQTDVDLGAALLRRQSDRRSYSDWQVPPGYLRTIATRATQWGAVVRHVPGTLRASLARPAREAVQRHADDIEYQRELAAWSGRHGSSDGVPAENSPRPHPSDQIPVRAFTEPELADRVSDPDAAEWLVVCTAADDRKSRLRAGEAISAALLTATDLGLSTCLQTEPLGLPELRADIRTHVLYDCAYPQAMLRVGWVSSDAEPLPPTPRRPVHEVIDQ from the coding sequence ATGACCTCCGCGCAGCCGGACTCCGAGACCCTGCACAACGCCATCGCGATGGCGGTCCGCGCACCATCGGTGCACAACACCCAGCCCTGGCGCTGGCGGCTCACCGGCCACTCGGTGGAGCTCTACGCCGATCCCGACCGGCACCTCAGCGCTACCGACCCGCAGCGGCGTGGCTTGGTGCTGAGTTGTGGCGCGGCGCTGCATCACTTCCGGGTGGCGCTGGCGACGCTCGGCTGGTCGGCCGAGGTCACCCACCTGCCGGATCCTTCCGACCCCGATCATCTCGCCACCATCGAATTCACGCCGCGGCAGCCGACGCAGACCGATGTCGATCTCGGCGCGGCCCTGCTGCGCCGCCAGTCCGACCGCCGGAGCTACAGCGACTGGCAGGTGCCACCGGGATACCTCCGTACGATCGCCACGCGTGCCACGCAATGGGGTGCGGTGGTGCGGCATGTCCCCGGCACACTGCGCGCGAGTCTCGCCCGCCCGGCCCGTGAAGCCGTGCAGCGGCACGCCGACGACATCGAGTACCAGCGCGAACTCGCCGCGTGGAGTGGGCGACACGGCTCGAGCGACGGAGTGCCCGCAGAGAACAGCCCCCGACCGCACCCGAGCGACCAGATCCCGGTGCGCGCGTTCACCGAGCCCGAGCTCGCCGACCGGGTCAGCGATCCCGACGCCGCGGAATGGCTGGTGGTCTGTACGGCCGCCGACGATCGGAAGTCGCGGCTGCGCGCGGGTGAGGCGATCAGCGCGGCGTTGCTCACCGCGACCGACCTCGGGCTGTCGACCTGCCTGCAGACCGAGCCGCTCGGCCTGCCCGAGCTCCGAGCCGATATCCGGACCCATGTGCTGTACGACTGCGCCTATCCGCAGGCCATGCTGCGGGTCGGCTGGGTGTCGTCGGATGCGGAACCCCTGCCGCCGACGCCGCGCCGGCCGGTGCACGAGGTGATCGATCAGTAG
- a CDS encoding TetR/AcrR family transcriptional regulator C-terminal domain-containing protein, which translates to MVTDQRPRLSREQILHTAVARADRDGMEAVTMRSVATDLGVEAMSLYHHVANKAELLDGMAEVVIGAINGVVEPLTAESPADWKPVLRQRILLAREVLLQHPWAPVLIGTRSPMTLSLITYFDAVIGLLRTGGFSYDLAHHALHALGSRALGFTQELFGSAGEQTDAEATAQLAAMADQFPNIAGMIADEPHDDGEPKLGWCDDQTEFEFGLDLILDGLDRMRERF; encoded by the coding sequence ATGGTTACCGATCAACGACCTCGCCTGAGCCGCGAACAAATCCTGCACACCGCCGTCGCCCGCGCCGACCGCGACGGGATGGAAGCGGTCACCATGCGCAGCGTCGCCACCGATCTCGGGGTCGAGGCGATGTCGCTCTACCACCACGTGGCGAACAAAGCCGAACTCCTCGACGGGATGGCCGAGGTGGTGATCGGCGCGATCAACGGTGTGGTGGAACCGCTCACCGCCGAGTCGCCCGCCGACTGGAAACCGGTGCTGCGCCAGCGCATCCTGCTCGCCCGCGAGGTCCTGCTCCAGCATCCGTGGGCACCAGTGCTGATCGGAACGCGCTCACCGATGACGCTCTCGCTCATCACCTACTTCGACGCGGTGATCGGGTTGCTGCGCACCGGCGGTTTCTCCTACGATCTGGCCCACCATGCCTTGCACGCCCTGGGCAGCCGGGCGCTGGGGTTCACCCAGGAGCTGTTCGGTTCCGCCGGGGAACAAACCGACGCGGAAGCCACCGCCCAGCTCGCGGCCATGGCCGACCAGTTCCCCAATATCGCGGGCATGATCGCCGACGAGCCGCACGACGACGGCGAACCGAAACTCGGCTGGTGTGACGACCAAACCGAGTTCGAGTTCGGTCTCGACCTGATTCTCGATGGTCTCGATCGAATGCGGGAGCGGTTCTGA
- a CDS encoding alpha/beta hydrolase — MDPELEPFTALFPPADLSDPPTARKVLAELTASIPVDTTGLDIEDRSVPAQPEVPVRIYRPQDSAGAIVWLHGGGFAMGNLETEHPWAGALARNAGVTVISVAYRLSPEHPFPAAHDDVYATVLWVAEHADELGLDPGRIAIGGHSSGAGIAAAVALRVRDEQSAPIRFQLLHQPLLDDRQTTWSATNFIDTPFITRDKITQMWAHYLAATPATPYAAVARATDLSDLPPAYIATAEFCPNRDEGIDYALRLLRAGVPVELHQWPGTFHGSHVILSAEISQRQNAELAAVLRRALA, encoded by the coding sequence ATGGATCCCGAACTAGAGCCGTTCACCGCCTTGTTCCCGCCCGCCGACCTGTCCGACCCGCCGACCGCGCGCAAGGTGCTCGCCGAATTGACCGCGTCGATCCCGGTCGACACCACCGGGCTGGACATCGAAGACCGTTCGGTCCCGGCCCAGCCCGAGGTGCCGGTCCGGATCTACCGGCCGCAGGACTCGGCTGGCGCCATCGTGTGGCTGCACGGCGGCGGGTTCGCGATGGGCAACCTGGAGACCGAGCATCCCTGGGCCGGCGCGCTCGCCCGCAATGCCGGCGTGACGGTCATCTCCGTGGCCTACCGGCTGTCCCCGGAGCACCCGTTTCCCGCCGCGCACGACGATGTCTACGCGACGGTGCTCTGGGTGGCCGAGCACGCGGACGAACTAGGTCTGGATCCGGGACGCATCGCGATCGGCGGGCACAGTTCCGGCGCGGGGATAGCTGCGGCGGTGGCGTTGCGGGTGCGCGATGAGCAGAGCGCGCCGATCCGGTTCCAGCTGCTGCATCAACCGCTGCTCGACGACCGTCAAACAACCTGGTCGGCAACGAATTTCATCGATACACCGTTCATCACTCGCGACAAGATCACGCAGATGTGGGCGCACTATCTGGCCGCCACGCCCGCTACCCCGTATGCCGCCGTGGCGCGCGCCACCGACCTGTCCGACCTGCCGCCCGCCTATATCGCCACCGCGGAGTTCTGCCCGAATCGGGACGAGGGCATCGACTACGCACTGCGCTTGCTGCGGGCGGGCGTGCCGGTCGAATTGCATCAGTGGCCCGGCACCTTCCACGGATCGCACGTCATCCTCTCCGCCGAGATCTCCCAGCGGCAGAACGCCGAACTGGCCGCGGTGCTCCGCCGCGCGCTGGCCTGA
- a CDS encoding nitroreductase family deazaflavin-dependent oxidoreductase, translating to MWFWIAIAVGAPVALVLTGLLFLVVAMRTGYRPALTAVRRFNRRFTNRHNMKTAGQPGATSSVIRHRGRSSGKAYATPIGVTEAGDEFVILLPYGTNPDWLKNVLAAGSAEVVHEGVPYRATDPEVVSAASVARHLSRPERLARLLFGVDAALRLHVTAAA from the coding sequence ATGTGGTTCTGGATTGCGATCGCGGTCGGAGCGCCCGTGGCACTGGTGCTGACCGGCCTCCTGTTCCTGGTGGTGGCGATGCGCACCGGCTACCGCCCGGCGCTCACGGCCGTCCGCCGCTTCAATCGACGCTTCACCAACCGGCACAACATGAAGACCGCCGGTCAGCCCGGCGCGACGTCGTCGGTCATCCGGCACCGGGGCAGATCGAGCGGGAAAGCCTATGCGACCCCGATCGGCGTGACCGAAGCCGGAGACGAGTTCGTCATCCTGCTGCCCTACGGAACCAACCCGGACTGGCTGAAGAATGTGCTGGCCGCCGGGTCGGCCGAGGTTGTCCACGAAGGCGTGCCCTACCGCGCCACCGATCCGGAAGTGGTTTCGGCCGCCTCGGTCGCCCGGCACCTCTCCCGACCGGAACGCCTGGCTCGCCTGCTGTTCGGCGTCGACGCCGCCCTGCGCCTGCACGTGACAGCCGCGGCGTAA
- a CDS encoding helix-turn-helix domain-containing protein — MDALIVRLSQLDTEAEGALRVVSFYDTLLRRRVDLPALARASANLAECVTGIRLAGTGRVIRFAPDGREVDGPPPVASMTLPITLDDEEIGSVWLERGESSRALDELLLDRLAITTAAVVERYGPARTTMADPALVELVISAGADAAARGRALRLLGFPAELPVRVIAVRARTPLDRIGGLICPARPVKAATVGDVGVILAAALDDRRFPDDVHAGIGSSASPETSWYEARTALRFSTTRQPIVHYDSLGVLALLAHLPASTLRDNADVGAIAGIAGSPDDLDTLEVYCRTGSLRRAADLLHRHHSSVARRLEYLGKAMGFELGEPTGLLRARLALTAWRLSHSGE, encoded by the coding sequence GTGGATGCGTTGATCGTGCGGCTGTCGCAACTGGATACCGAAGCCGAAGGCGCGCTGCGTGTGGTCTCGTTCTACGACACTCTGCTGCGCCGCCGGGTGGATCTGCCCGCGCTCGCCCGTGCGTCGGCCAACCTGGCCGAATGCGTGACCGGCATCCGGCTGGCGGGCACCGGCCGGGTGATCCGGTTCGCTCCGGACGGCCGGGAGGTCGATGGTCCGCCGCCGGTCGCGTCCATGACACTGCCGATCACGCTCGACGACGAAGAGATCGGCAGTGTGTGGCTCGAGCGCGGCGAATCGTCGCGTGCGCTGGACGAACTGCTGCTGGACCGGCTCGCCATCACCACCGCGGCCGTGGTCGAGCGCTACGGCCCGGCGCGTACCACCATGGCCGACCCGGCTCTGGTCGAACTGGTCATCAGCGCCGGCGCCGATGCCGCGGCCAGGGGGAGAGCGTTGCGGCTCTTGGGTTTTCCGGCCGAACTGCCGGTCCGCGTCATCGCGGTGCGCGCGCGGACTCCGCTCGACCGGATCGGCGGCCTGATCTGTCCGGCCCGCCCGGTGAAAGCCGCGACGGTCGGCGATGTGGGTGTCATCCTGGCCGCGGCGCTGGACGACAGGCGATTCCCGGACGACGTCCACGCGGGCATCGGCAGCTCAGCGAGCCCGGAAACATCCTGGTACGAAGCGCGTACCGCGCTCCGGTTCAGCACGACCCGCCAGCCGATCGTGCACTACGACAGCCTCGGTGTGCTCGCGCTCCTCGCACACCTCCCCGCTTCCACGCTGCGGGACAACGCGGATGTCGGCGCGATCGCCGGAATCGCGGGCAGCCCAGACGATCTCGACACCCTGGAGGTCTACTGCCGCACCGGCTCGCTGCGCCGCGCGGCCGACCTCCTGCACCGGCACCACAGCAGCGTCGCTCGTCGCCTCGAATACTTGGGTAAGGCAATGGGTTTCGAACTCGGCGAGCCCACGGGACTGTTGCGCGCCCGGCTCGCGCTGACCGCATGGCGGCTGTCGCACAGTGGAGAGTAG
- a CDS encoding alpha/beta hydrolase yields the protein MRGTIPRKMRLLAALAPKVDWDSMTSEQVIELRAAQDRKLGTALGTFILGTVDRGTRISTEALELPGRRLHVRLYRPAAGGSALPLIIAFHGGGFISGTPAQDDWLLSHLAARLPAVVASVDYRLAPEHPAPAQVADAYDATTSLVEQAARWGGDPDQVVVLGSSAGATLAALTAISAQDLGIPVRAQVLINPQVDWTEQVFRYPSFTENADAPTATPGNCRAVQRFALPAGFDARSMSPLYRENLSGLAPACIVAAGLDTLEDQSPAYADRLRAAGVEVTLTRYPEATHAFLSMPRLVPAARTARADILGYLRNHVLERARPTPG from the coding sequence ATGCGAGGCACAATTCCCCGGAAGATGCGACTGCTGGCCGCACTCGCGCCGAAGGTGGACTGGGATTCGATGACATCAGAGCAGGTCATCGAGCTCCGCGCGGCGCAGGACCGCAAGCTCGGCACCGCGCTGGGCACGTTCATCCTCGGCACGGTCGACCGCGGCACCCGGATCAGCACCGAGGCACTGGAGCTGCCGGGGCGGCGTTTGCACGTCCGGCTGTATCGGCCCGCGGCGGGCGGCTCCGCGCTACCGCTGATCATCGCGTTTCACGGCGGCGGATTCATCAGCGGCACACCGGCACAGGACGATTGGCTGCTCAGCCATCTGGCGGCGCGGCTGCCTGCCGTGGTCGCCTCGGTCGACTATCGGCTGGCACCCGAGCACCCCGCGCCCGCCCAGGTCGCCGATGCCTACGACGCGACGACGAGCCTGGTCGAACAGGCCGCGCGGTGGGGCGGCGACCCGGACCAGGTCGTCGTGCTCGGGTCCAGCGCGGGCGCCACGCTCGCCGCGCTGACGGCGATCAGTGCGCAGGATCTGGGCATACCGGTGCGCGCGCAGGTTTTGATCAATCCACAGGTCGACTGGACCGAGCAGGTGTTCCGGTATCCCTCGTTCACCGAGAACGCGGACGCGCCGACCGCTACTCCCGGCAATTGCCGTGCGGTACAGCGATTCGCCCTGCCCGCGGGTTTCGACGCACGGTCGATGTCACCGCTGTATCGCGAGAACCTCTCCGGACTAGCCCCGGCCTGCATCGTCGCCGCGGGGCTGGACACCCTGGAGGACCAGTCGCCCGCCTACGCGGATCGGCTGCGCGCTGCCGGAGTCGAGGTCACGCTGACGCGCTACCCGGAAGCCACGCACGCCTTCCTCAGCATGCCGAGGCTGGTCCCCGCGGCGCGGACCGCCCGCGCCGACATCCTCGGCTACCTGCGTAACCACGTGCTGGAGCGGGCGCGCCCGACACCGGGATAA